From a single Candoia aspera isolate rCanAsp1 chromosome 2, rCanAsp1.hap2, whole genome shotgun sequence genomic region:
- the SIGLEC15 gene encoding sialic acid-binding Ig-like lectin 15: MAQKMESHPFFLTCLLCLFDKGMSSKGWSMHVPSEVIGEVGKSVALPCTFTHPHKMYDKALTAIWRVKEPFNGSVVFKCVTHSSSDLCRTTVGLKNRYKLLGNPRQNNLSLQIDNLSWNDSNRYFCRVEFSGDLHDKYESRSGIHLRLIAAPRIINISVQAGQDHDFHAKCTAEGEPLPSLMWAGPLSGNATSVSSTTHQITKELRHLTHDGRYTCVALNSHGRAEGTVYFYRFKAGSGSWIMILLFVTLGIKLLALVVILGIGAFCKGGMYHSFKCQ, encoded by the exons ATGGCTCAGAAGATGGAAAGCCATCCGTTTTTTCTCACATGTCTGCTTTGCCTCTTTGACAAAG GTATGTCTTCAAAAGGGTGGTCCATGCACGTCCCATCGGAGGTCATCGGTGAGGTTGGCAAGTCTGTGGCCCTGCCCTGCACTTTCACTCATCCCCACAAGATGTACGACAAGGCCTTGACCGCCATTTGGCGCGTGAAGGAGCCTTTCAATGGGTCAGTGGTTTTCAAGTGTGTCACCCACAGCTCGAGCGACCTCTGCAGAACTACTGTTGGCTTGAAGAACAGATACAAACTCTTGGGAAACCCGAGGCAGAACAACCTCTCGCTCCAAATCGACAATCTGAGCTGGAATGATAGCAACCGATATTTCTGCCGGGTTGAATTCTCGGGGGATTTGCATGACAAATACGAGAGCCGGAGTGGGATCCATCTCCGCCTCATAG CTGCCCCCAGGATTATAAATATCTCTGTCCAGGCTGGCCAGGACCATGACTTCCATGCCAAGTGCACGGCCGAAGGTGAACCGCTGCCCTCCCTGATGTGGGCTGGGCCCCTGTCTGGAAATGCCACCTCAGTCTCCAGCACAACTCACCAGATAACCAAGGAGCTTCGGCACCTGACTCATGATGGGAGATACACCTGTGTGGCTTTGAACAGCCATGGCAGAGCAGAAGGGACTGTCTACTTCTACAGGTTCAAAGCTGGCAGTGGCTCCTGGATCATGATTCTCTTGTTCGTCACCTTGGGGATTAAGTTGCTGGCTCTGGTGGTGATCCTGGGGATTGGGGCCTTTTGCAAGGGAGGTATGTATCATTCATTTAAATGCCAGTGA